In one window of Thalassophryne amazonica chromosome 9, fThaAma1.1, whole genome shotgun sequence DNA:
- the LOC117517832 gene encoding putative nuclease HARBI1, which produces MRVLSPLLKAVILEHLDVLERLINYVAERERLKEQEERRRQAIARRRRMWVSPWLQHRRLHGQYEKLMKELHAEDVTAFTNFMHMEPPAFHELLTRIAPRITKQDTNCRKALEPGLKLAITLRFLATGNSYKSLQYGFRVAHNTISMFIPQVCQAIIEELSDEVLMCPDTPEGWKQVAQQFYNCWNFPHCVGAIDAKHVAIKKPLKAGSLFYNDKGFFSIVLLAIVDAHYKFMYVDIGRTGSGSDAGVFNESPFKSAIEAGHLNLPEADPLPHDDQPLGYFLVGDDAFALKTWLMKPLPLQNMTRQQQVYNYRLSRARRVVENAFGLLAARFRCLLVALPLTPDKVIKITHACCVLHNFLQLRNPTTDVATLDQEDPQHNHEIIPGSWRQDAQLPDMEHLYRGDTSRAAMEQRNYLIEYVNSPVGSVPWQDELLNIH; this is translated from the coding sequence atgagggtttTAAGTCCTCTCCTAAAAGCTGTAATCCTCGAGCATCTGGATGTCCTGGAAAGACTGATTAATTATGTGGCAGAACGTGAACGCTTGAAAGAACAAGAAGAACGCAGGAGGCAAGCTATCGCAAGAAGACGACGTATGTGGGTGAGTCCTTGGCTTCAGCACAGGCGCCTGCATGGCCAATATGAAAAGTTGATGAAAGAGCTGCATGCTGAGGATGTTACAGCATTTACCAATTTCATGCACATGGAGCCACCAGCTTTCCATGAACTTTTGACAAGAATTGCACCGAGGATTACCAAACAAGATACCAACTGCAGGAAAGCTCTGGAACCTGGTTTGAAGCTGGCTATCACTTTGAGGTTCCTGGCCACTGGAAACAGCTACAAGTCTCTTCAATATGGATTTCGAGTTGCTCACAACACCATAAGTATGTTTATTCCACAAGTGTGCCAGGCCATAATTGAGGAGTTATCTGATGAAGTGCTTATGTGCCCAGATACTCCAGAGGGATGGAAACAAGTGGCCCAACAATTCTATAACTGCTGGAACTTTCCTCACTGTGTGGGTGCCATAGATGCCAAACATGTTGCCATCAAGAAGCCTTTAAAGGCTGGCAGCTTATTCTACAATGACAAAGGATTTTTCTCCATTGTACTACTTGCAATTGTGGATGCTCACTACAAATTCATGTATGTGGACATTGGACGGACTGGCTCTGGCTCTGATGCTGGTGTGTTTAATGAGAGCCCTTTCAAGTCAGCAATTGAGGCTGGTCACCTGAACCTGCCTGAAGCAGACCCTCTGCCTCATGATGACCAGCCACTGGGATACTTCCTTGTGGGAGATGACGCCTTTGCACTAAAGACTTGGCTCATGAAGCCTCTTCCACTTCAAAACATGACTCGCCAACAACAAGTGTACAACTACAGACTGTCAAGAGCCAGAAGAgttgtggagaatgcatttggcctTCTGGCAGCTCGGTTCCGCTGTCTTCTCGTCGCTTTGCCTCTAACTCCAGACAAGGTCATCAAAATCACACATGCATGCTGTGTCCTACATAACTTCCTGCAACTCAGAAACCCTACAACTGATGTTGCTACACTGGACCAAGAGGATCCACAGCACAACCATGAAATAATCCCAGGCTCGTGGAGACAGGATGCCCAGCTGCCAGACATGGAACATCTTTATCGTGGCGACACAAGCAGAGCAGCCATGGAGCAAAGGAACTACCTCATCGAGTATGTCAACTCTCCTGTAGGCAGTGTGCCATGGCAAGATGAGTTACTGAATATTCATTAG